Proteins encoded by one window of Mustela erminea isolate mMusErm1 chromosome 5, mMusErm1.Pri, whole genome shotgun sequence:
- the KHNYN gene encoding protein KHNYN isoform X2, translated as MSGRSELRDWWMEMAALTRRGTRLLLSQIGGSRDENGLGGQAAMPTWGAGSPSPDRFAVSAEAEDKVREQQPYVERIFSVGMSVLPKDCPENPHIWLQLEGPKENASRAKEFLKGLCSAELQDEVHYPPKLHCIFLGAQGFFLDCLVWSTSAHLVPGPPGSLMVSGLTEAFVMAQSRVEELVERLSWDFQPGRSPGALQCAGVLGDFSALLQPYRDAHTQALLRLPLAVQEELLSLVQDATRDQGPQPQPPCGRGSPGPLDAQYQGVRAPPNEGRESLDPGPMGWQESRGERQVMEKEGGKQGGPREMEVGWKELPGKEAWEKAGAFRSQSGGEVVGQLGPFLTGKALGKEGVPQDRGRSVGVQGEPPIAQGPCQRAAQPRGASLLQRLHNGKASPPRVPSPPPAPEPPWHCGDRGDRGDRGDRGDKQQVVARGRGSPWKRGTRGGNLVTGTQRFQEALQDPFTLCLANVPGQPDLRHIVIDGSNVAMVHGLQHYFSSRGIAIAVQYFWDRGHRDITVFVPQWRFSKDARVREGHFLQKLYSLSLLSLTPSRVMDGKRISSYDDRFHRLSKIWNLSTAALTQN; from the exons atgtCTGGAAGAAGTGAGCTCCGTGACTGGTGGATGGAGATGGCTGCCCTGACAAGAAGAGGGACCCGTCTTCTACTGAGCCagataggaggaagcagagatgagAATG GGCTGGGTGGCCAGGCAGCCATGCCTACCTGGGGGGCTGGATCCCCGTCCCCTGACCGCTTTGCCGTGTCTGCGGAGGCCGAGGACAAGGTGCGGGAGCAGCAACCCTACGTGGAGCGCATCTTCAGCGTGGGGATGAGTGTCCTCCCTAAGGACTGTCCTGAGAACCCTCACATCTGGCTGCAGCTGGAGGGCCCCAAGGAGAACGCCAGCAGAGCCAAG GAGTTCCTGAAGGGTCTTTGCAGTGCTGAGCTGCAGGATGAAGTCCACTACCCACCCAAACTGCACTGCATCTTCCTGGGAGCCCAGGGCTTTTTCCTTGATTGCCTGGTCTGGAGCACATCAGCCCACCTTGTGCCAGGGCCCCCTGGTTCGCTGATGGTCAGTGGCCTGACCGAGGCCTTCGTCATGGCTCAGAGCAGAGTGGAGGAGCTGGTGGAGCGGCTGAGCTGGGACTTCCAGCCGGGGCGATCGCCTGGAGCCTTGCAGTGTGCCGGAGTGCTAGGAGACTTCTCTGCCCTGCTGCAGCCCTATAGGGATGCCCACACACAGGCCCTGCTGCGGTTGCCCCTGGCTGTCCAGGAGGAACTATTGAGTTTGGTGCAGGATGCAACCAGGGATCAGGGGCCCCAGCCACAGCCCCCCTGCGGCAGGGGGAGCCCAGGCCCACTGGATGCTCAGTACCAGGGCGTCAGAGCTCCCCCGAATGAAGGGAGGGAGTCCCTGGACCCTGGACCTATGGGGTGGCAAGAGtcaaggggagagagacaggttatggagaaggagggagggaagcagggtggTCCCAGGGAGATGGAAGTGGGGTGGAAGGAGCTGCCTGGGAAAGAGGCCTGGGAGAAAGCAGGGGCCTTCAGATCACAGTCAGGAGGGGAAGTGGTAGGGCAGTTAGGGCCTTTCCTGACAGGGAAGGCCCTGGGCAAGGAGGGGGTGCCTCAGGACAGGGGAAGGTCAGTCGGTGTCCAGGGTGAGCCTCCTATTGCACAGGGTCCCTGTCAGAGGGCAGCTCAGCCCCGGGGAGCCTCCCTCCTCCAGCGGCTCCACAACGGGAAAGCCTCGCCTCCAAGGGtgcccagccctccccctgcacccGAGCCCCCGTGGCACTGTGGAGACCGGGGAGACCGGGGCGACCGAGGAGATCGGGGAGACAAGCAGCAGGTTGTGGCGCGAGGTCGTGGGTCTCCATGGAAACGAGGCACGCGTGGGGGCAACTTGGTGACCGGCACGCAGCGTTTCCAGGAGGCCCTGCAGGACCCTTTCACCCTGTGCCTTGCCAATGTGCCCGGCCAGCCAGACCTCCGTCACATTGTCATTGATGGCAGCAATGTGGCCATGGT GCACGGCCTCCAGCACTACTTCTCCAGCCGGGGCATCGCCATTGCTGTGCAGTACTTCTGGGACCGGGGCCACCGGGACATAACTGTCTTTGTGCCTCAGTGGCGCTTCAGTAAGGATGCCAGGGTCAGAG AGGGCCACTTCCTGCAAAAGCTGTACTCCCTCAGCctgctctccctcactccctcccggGTCATGGATGGCAAGAGGATCTCCTCCTATGATGATAG ATTTCACAGATTATCCAAGATATGGAACCTTTCCACAGCAGCATTGACACAGAATTGA
- the SDR39U1 gene encoding epimerase family protein SDR39U1 isoform X1 has protein sequence MGRLKQNRRGERLFLREGTKPCTGGGTGFIGTALTQLLKARGHEVMLVSRKPGPDRITWDELDTSGLPHCDAAVNLAGENILNPLRRWNESFQKEVLNSRLETTQILARAINKAPQPPQAWVLVTGVAYYQPSLTAEYDEDSPGGDFDFFSNLVTKWEAAARLPGESTRQVVVRSGVVLGREGGAIRHMLLPFRLGLGGPIGPGHQFFPWIHIRDLAGILAHAVEASHVQGVLNGVAPASATTNAEFAKALGAALGRPAFIPLPSMVVQAVFGQERAIMLLEGQKVVPRRTLATGYQYSFPELGAALKEVVA, from the exons ATGGGAAGGTtgaaacaaaacaggagaggcGAGAGGCTGTTTCTGAGGGAGGGCACTAAACCGTGCACAG GTGGCGGGACGGGCTTCATTGGGACAGCGCTAACCCAGCTGCTGAAAGCCAGGGGCCACGAAGTGATGTTAGTCTCCCGAAAGCCGGGCCCCGATCGAATCACGTGG GATGAACTTGATACGTCGGGGCTGCCCCACTGCGATGCCGCTGTCAACCTGGCGGGAGAAAACATCCTCAACCCTCTCCGAAG GTGGAATGAAAGCTTCCAAAAAGAGGTTCTCAACAGCCGCTTGGAGACCACCCAGATACTGGCTAGAGCCATCAACAAGGCCCCACAGCCCCCCCAGGCCTGGGTCTTAGTCACTGGCGTAG CTTACTACCAGCCCAGCCTGACTGCAGAGTATGATGAGGACAGCCCAGGAGGGGACTTTGACTTTTTCTCCAACCTGGTAACCAAATGGGAAGCTGCAGCCAGGCTTCCTGGAGAGTCTACACGCCAGGTGGTGGTGCGCTCCG GGGTTGTGCTGGGCCGTGAGGGTGGTGCCATCCGTCACATGCTGCTGCCCTTCCGCCTGGGCTTGGGGGGCCCCATCGGCCCAGGCCATCAGTTCTTCCCCTGGATTCACATCAGGGACCTGGCAGGGATCCTGGCCCATGCTGTTGAAGCAAGTCACGTGCAAGGAGTCCTGAATGGGGTGGCTCCAGCCTCCGCCACTACAAATGCTGAGTTTGCCAAGGCCTTGGGCGCTGCCCTAGGCCGCCCAGCCTTCATCCCTCTCCCCAGCATGGTGGTGCAAGCGGTCTTTGGACAAGAGCGTGCCATCATGCTGCTGGAGGGCCAGAAGGTGGTCCCACGGCGGACACTGGCCACAGGCTACCAGTACTCTTTCCCAGAGTTAGGGGCTGCATTGAAGGAAGTCGTAGCTTAA
- the CBLN3 gene encoding cerebellin-3, producing MLGAKRHWPPGLLSSPRLPLALMLLVLGCGWAQEGTEPVLLEGECLVVCEPGRAAAGGPGGAALGEAPPGRVAFAAVRSHHHEPAGEISNGTSGAIYFDQVLVNEGGGFDRASGSFVAPVRGVYSFRFHVVKVYNRQTVQVSLMLNTWPVISAFANDPDVTREAATSSVLLPLDPGDRVSLRLRRGNLLGGWKYSSFSGFLIFPL from the exons ATGCTGGGAGCCAAGCGACACTGGCCACCAGGTCTCCTATCCAGCCCCCGGCTGCCCTTGGCCCTGATGCTTCTGGTCCTAGGGTGCGGGTGGGCCCAAGAGGGGACAGAGCCTGTCCTCCTGGAGGGTGAGTGCCTGGTGGTCTGTGAGCCTGGCCGAGCTGCTGCAGGGGGCCCTGGGGGAGCAGCCCTAGGAGAAGCACCCCCCGGAAGAGTGGCATTTGCCGCAGTCCGAAGCCACCACCATGAGCCAGCAGGAGAGATCAGCAATGGCACCAGTGGGGCCATCTACTTTGACCAG GTCCTGGTAAATGAGGGTGGTGGCTTTGACCGGGCCTCAGGCTCCTTCGTGGCCCCTGTCCGTGGTGTCTATAGCTTCCGATTCCATGTGGTGAAGGTGTACAACCGCCAAACAGTCCAG GTAAGCCTGATGCTGAACACATGGCCTGTCATCTCAGCCTTTGCCAACGACCCTGACGTGACTCGAGAGGCAGCCACCAGCTCTGTGTTACTGCCCCTGGACCCGGGGGACCGGGTGTCCCTACGCCTGCGCCGGGGGAACCTGCTGGGTGGCTGGAAATATTCAAGCTTCTCTGGCTTCCTCATTTTCCCACTCTAG
- the SDR39U1 gene encoding epimerase family protein SDR39U1 isoform X2, whose translation MRVLVGGGTGFIGTALTQLLKARGHEVMLVSRKPGPDRITWDELDTSGLPHCDAAVNLAGENILNPLRRWNESFQKEVLNSRLETTQILARAINKAPQPPQAWVLVTGVAYYQPSLTAEYDEDSPGGDFDFFSNLVTKWEAAARLPGESTRQVVVRSGVVLGREGGAIRHMLLPFRLGLGGPIGPGHQFFPWIHIRDLAGILAHAVEASHVQGVLNGVAPASATTNAEFAKALGAALGRPAFIPLPSMVVQAVFGQERAIMLLEGQKVVPRRTLATGYQYSFPELGAALKEVVA comes from the exons ATGCGGGTGCTTGTGG GTGGCGGGACGGGCTTCATTGGGACAGCGCTAACCCAGCTGCTGAAAGCCAGGGGCCACGAAGTGATGTTAGTCTCCCGAAAGCCGGGCCCCGATCGAATCACGTGG GATGAACTTGATACGTCGGGGCTGCCCCACTGCGATGCCGCTGTCAACCTGGCGGGAGAAAACATCCTCAACCCTCTCCGAAG GTGGAATGAAAGCTTCCAAAAAGAGGTTCTCAACAGCCGCTTGGAGACCACCCAGATACTGGCTAGAGCCATCAACAAGGCCCCACAGCCCCCCCAGGCCTGGGTCTTAGTCACTGGCGTAG CTTACTACCAGCCCAGCCTGACTGCAGAGTATGATGAGGACAGCCCAGGAGGGGACTTTGACTTTTTCTCCAACCTGGTAACCAAATGGGAAGCTGCAGCCAGGCTTCCTGGAGAGTCTACACGCCAGGTGGTGGTGCGCTCCG GGGTTGTGCTGGGCCGTGAGGGTGGTGCCATCCGTCACATGCTGCTGCCCTTCCGCCTGGGCTTGGGGGGCCCCATCGGCCCAGGCCATCAGTTCTTCCCCTGGATTCACATCAGGGACCTGGCAGGGATCCTGGCCCATGCTGTTGAAGCAAGTCACGTGCAAGGAGTCCTGAATGGGGTGGCTCCAGCCTCCGCCACTACAAATGCTGAGTTTGCCAAGGCCTTGGGCGCTGCCCTAGGCCGCCCAGCCTTCATCCCTCTCCCCAGCATGGTGGTGCAAGCGGTCTTTGGACAAGAGCGTGCCATCATGCTGCTGGAGGGCCAGAAGGTGGTCCCACGGCGGACACTGGCCACAGGCTACCAGTACTCTTTCCCAGAGTTAGGGGCTGCATTGAAGGAAGTCGTAGCTTAA
- the KHNYN gene encoding protein KHNYN isoform X1, translating into MPTWGAGSPSPDRFAVSAEAEDKVREQQPYVERIFSVGMSVLPKDCPENPHIWLQLEGPKENASRAKEFLKGLCSAELQDEVHYPPKLHCIFLGAQGFFLDCLVWSTSAHLVPGPPGSLMVSGLTEAFVMAQSRVEELVERLSWDFQPGRSPGALQCAGVLGDFSALLQPYRDAHTQALLRLPLAVQEELLSLVQDATRDQGPQPQPPCGRGSPGPLDAQYQGVRAPPNEGRESLDPGPMGWQESRGERQVMEKEGGKQGGPREMEVGWKELPGKEAWEKAGAFRSQSGGEVVGQLGPFLTGKALGKEGVPQDRGRSVGVQGEPPIAQGPCQRAAQPRGASLLQRLHNGKASPPRVPSPPPAPEPPWHCGDRGDRGDRGDRGDKQQVVARGRGSPWKRGTRGGNLVTGTQRFQEALQDPFTLCLANVPGQPDLRHIVIDGSNVAMVHGLQHYFSSRGIAIAVQYFWDRGHRDITVFVPQWRFSKDARVREGHFLQKLYSLSLLSLTPSRVMDGKRISSYDDRFMVKLAEETDGVIVSNDQFRDLAEESEKWMAIIRERLLPFTFVGNLFMVPDDPLGRNGPTLDEFLKKPVRAQGSSKAQHPSRGFAEPGQQQQGREEEEKGSGIRKTRETERLRRQLLEVFWGQDHKVDFILQREPYCRDINQLSEALLSLNF; encoded by the exons ATGCCTACCTGGGGGGCTGGATCCCCGTCCCCTGACCGCTTTGCCGTGTCTGCGGAGGCCGAGGACAAGGTGCGGGAGCAGCAACCCTACGTGGAGCGCATCTTCAGCGTGGGGATGAGTGTCCTCCCTAAGGACTGTCCTGAGAACCCTCACATCTGGCTGCAGCTGGAGGGCCCCAAGGAGAACGCCAGCAGAGCCAAG GAGTTCCTGAAGGGTCTTTGCAGTGCTGAGCTGCAGGATGAAGTCCACTACCCACCCAAACTGCACTGCATCTTCCTGGGAGCCCAGGGCTTTTTCCTTGATTGCCTGGTCTGGAGCACATCAGCCCACCTTGTGCCAGGGCCCCCTGGTTCGCTGATGGTCAGTGGCCTGACCGAGGCCTTCGTCATGGCTCAGAGCAGAGTGGAGGAGCTGGTGGAGCGGCTGAGCTGGGACTTCCAGCCGGGGCGATCGCCTGGAGCCTTGCAGTGTGCCGGAGTGCTAGGAGACTTCTCTGCCCTGCTGCAGCCCTATAGGGATGCCCACACACAGGCCCTGCTGCGGTTGCCCCTGGCTGTCCAGGAGGAACTATTGAGTTTGGTGCAGGATGCAACCAGGGATCAGGGGCCCCAGCCACAGCCCCCCTGCGGCAGGGGGAGCCCAGGCCCACTGGATGCTCAGTACCAGGGCGTCAGAGCTCCCCCGAATGAAGGGAGGGAGTCCCTGGACCCTGGACCTATGGGGTGGCAAGAGtcaaggggagagagacaggttatggagaaggagggagggaagcagggtggTCCCAGGGAGATGGAAGTGGGGTGGAAGGAGCTGCCTGGGAAAGAGGCCTGGGAGAAAGCAGGGGCCTTCAGATCACAGTCAGGAGGGGAAGTGGTAGGGCAGTTAGGGCCTTTCCTGACAGGGAAGGCCCTGGGCAAGGAGGGGGTGCCTCAGGACAGGGGAAGGTCAGTCGGTGTCCAGGGTGAGCCTCCTATTGCACAGGGTCCCTGTCAGAGGGCAGCTCAGCCCCGGGGAGCCTCCCTCCTCCAGCGGCTCCACAACGGGAAAGCCTCGCCTCCAAGGGtgcccagccctccccctgcacccGAGCCCCCGTGGCACTGTGGAGACCGGGGAGACCGGGGCGACCGAGGAGATCGGGGAGACAAGCAGCAGGTTGTGGCGCGAGGTCGTGGGTCTCCATGGAAACGAGGCACGCGTGGGGGCAACTTGGTGACCGGCACGCAGCGTTTCCAGGAGGCCCTGCAGGACCCTTTCACCCTGTGCCTTGCCAATGTGCCCGGCCAGCCAGACCTCCGTCACATTGTCATTGATGGCAGCAATGTGGCCATGGT GCACGGCCTCCAGCACTACTTCTCCAGCCGGGGCATCGCCATTGCTGTGCAGTACTTCTGGGACCGGGGCCACCGGGACATAACTGTCTTTGTGCCTCAGTGGCGCTTCAGTAAGGATGCCAGGGTCAGAG AGGGCCACTTCCTGCAAAAGCTGTACTCCCTCAGCctgctctccctcactccctcccggGTCATGGATGGCAAGAGGATCTCCTCCTATGATGATAG GTTCATGGTGAAGCTGGCTGAAGAGACTGATGGGGTCATTGTCTCCAATGACCAGTTCCGGGACCTGGCAGAAGAGTCTGAGAAGTGGATGGCAATCATCAGGGAGCG CCTGCTGCCTTTCACTTTTGTGGGAAACCTCTTCATGGTTCCTGATGACCCGTTAGGGCGAAACGGCCCCACGCTGGATGAGTTCCTAAAGAAGCCAGTCAG GGCACAGGGGTCTTCTAAGGCTCAACATCCTTCCAGGGGCTTCGCAGAACCTGGTCAGCAGcagcaggggagagaagaggaggaaaaaggcagTGGCATCCGGAAGACCCGGGAGACTGAGCGGCTGCGGCGCCAGCTGCTCGAGGTGTTTTGGGGCCAGGATCACAAGGTGGACTTCATCCTGCAGCGGGAGCCATACTGCCGGGACATCAACCAGCTCTCAGAGGCCCTGCTGAGTCTCAACTTTTGA